A genomic window from Salvia hispanica cultivar TCC Black 2014 chromosome 5, UniMelb_Shisp_WGS_1.0, whole genome shotgun sequence includes:
- the LOC125188470 gene encoding golgin candidate 2 has protein sequence MAHWISSKLKAAETLLQQIDQQAADSLKKNEKETIDDPLVVETSSKSPETKSLIKDQLKKKSPENVLSPSISPSHNRDLSAFSRSNSDVNKNVEAERSPNLNSKPNLSPGLTDSDWTELLSVPDKRPVSGAGVTSQGSNRVPVTRALKKNGKKAGNSGKGLNLSVVDGRTEKVGNNEVLKRSRKSNVGSESNTSADTNEKTSIVGDATPRTISFQSVSSGGESNERNDMLTPMFGTTKSGTLEGVNDTVDVEKLILLNDNDPSSQMTSVSLDKKSDMEVELNDSDRPETAISGTISSKIGPRGSSSKKKVLPLPSEVDSNSETDTSSSDSESEREREERRKRKQQILAEKAAAKAIEAIKERENMVARLEGEKQSLEKMFEERAIQQVQEASELQTTMMETMDAVELEKQKHNNTRMEALARLAKLESLNADLARSFANVQKSLEVEADRIAELRHQIQVKESTLEDLRREISNTHQNGDALRASKGAEFEMEMLEAEYSFVTDKVARMQTQAKTLEISIETTRREIEDPSEVEIELKRRLSQLTDHLIQKQAQVETLSSEKAMLLLRIEAVSKLLDEQGPADFPSTSSRDELDQGTWHLSNSKFRSLLKGRMQSGQHQFGSLVRQLDSLFCTGAVFLRRNSTARAWSLVYLACLHLWVVYILMSHAPVTDDSRSGAVISLENINNTGGGV, from the exons ATCGACCAGCAAGCTGCTGACTCactcaaaaaaaatgaaaaagagacGATAGATGATCCATTGGTTGTTGAAACTTCATCAAAATCTCCTGAAACTAAATCACTGATAAAGGACCAGCTGAAGAAGAAAAGCCCAGAAAATGTGCTTAGCCCAAGTATTTCTCCCAGTCACAATCGTGATTTAAGTGCATTTAGTAGAAGTAACAGTGATGTTAACAAGAATGTTGAAGCTGAGAGGTCACCGAACTTGAATTCAAAGCCAAACTTGAGTCCAGGACTAACTGATAGTGATTGGACAGAGTTACTCAGTGTGCCAGATAAAAGGCCTGTATCTGGTGCAGGAGTTACATCACAAGGTAGTAATCGGGTACCGGTAACTCGGGCccttaagaaaaatgggaaaaaggCAGGCAATTCTGGGAAAGGACTAAATCTGTCTGTGGTAGACGGCAGGACTGAAAAGGTTGGAAATAATGAAGTTTTGAAgagatcaagaaaatcaaatgtTGGGTCAGAGAGTAACACTAGTGCTGATACCAATGAGAAGACGAGCATTGTTGGGGATGCAACTCCAAGAACCATAAGCTTTCAGTCCGTAAGCAGTGGAGGTGAATCCAACGAAAGAAACGATATGCTGACACCTATGTTTGGCACAACAAAATCAGGAACACTGGAGGGGGTGAATGATACTGTAGATGTAGAGAAGCTGATTTTGTTAAATGATAATGATCCCTCTTCCCAGATGACGTCGGTTTCCCTGGACAAGAAATCGGATATGGAGGTGGAACTGAATGATAGTGATAGGCCTGAAACCGCAATTAGTGGGACTATTAGTTCAAAAATTGGTCCCAGGGGTTCTAGTTCTAAAAAGAAGGTGTTACCATTACCAAGTGAGGTAGACTCTAATTCTGAGACAGATACATCATCATCAGATtcagagagtgagagagaaagggaagaaagaagaaagagaaagcaACAGATTCTGGCCGAGAAAGCAGCTGCAAAAGCAATCGAGGCAATTAAAGAACGAGAGAACATGGTTGCTAGGTTAGAGGGGGAGAAACAGAGTTTGGAGAAAATGTTTGAAGAGCGAGCAATACAACAAGTGCAGGAG GCTTCAGAATTACAGACTACAATGATGGAGACCATGGATGCAGTTGAGCTAGAGAAGCAGAAGCATAATAATACTCGTATGGAGGCCCTTGCACGATTAGCAAAACTTGAG AGTCTAAATGCTGATCTTGCAAGATCTTTTGCTAATGTACAAAAAAGTCTTGAAGTAGAG GCTGATCGTATAGCTGAACTTCGTCACCAAATTCAGGTGAAAGAGTCTACTCTCGAAG ATTTGAGAAGAGAAATATCAAATACACACCAAAATGGTGATGCC CTAAGAGCTTCAAAAGGTGCTGAGTTTGAAATGGAGATGCTTGAGGCAGAATATTCTTTCGTAACTGACAAAGTAGCAAGAATGCAAACTCAG GCCAAGACTCTGGAAATAAGCATTGAAACAAccagaagagaaatagaagaTCCTTCTGAAGTTGAAATTGAGCTCAAGCGAAGGCTTAGTCAGTTGACAGATCATTTGATTCAAAAGCAAGCTCAG GTGGAAACACTATCTTCAGAGAAGGCTATGCTACTTCTTAGGATCGAG GCCGTATCAAAATTGTTGGACGAGCAAGGGCCAGCTGATTTCCCGAGCACCTCATCTAGGGATGAACTGGACCAAGGTACATGGCACTTATCCAACTCAAAGTTCAGGTCCTTATTGAAAGGGAGAATGCAATCTGGTCAACATCAGTTTGGGTCGTTGGTTCGACAACTGGACTCACTGTTTTGCACCGGTGCTGTGTTCCTTCGAAGAAATTCAACAGCCAGAGCTTGGTCCCTTGTATACTTGGCGTGCCTCCATCTCTGGGTTGTATACATACTGATGTCGCATGCTCCGGTCACGGACGACTCTAGATCCGGTGCCGTCATCTCACTGGAGAATATTAACAACACTGGAGGAGGTGTCTGA